Genomic window (Sediminispirochaeta smaragdinae DSM 11293):
TTTGCCTTTCCCGGCATCTTCTTTAAGCATACAAAATCTCCTTTACATCCATTCAAAGTTGTAGTTGTGTGTAACCTATCAACGAAACACACACGGCGATCGTGACTAATTATTTTGTGGAGCTCCTCAAACGATTCAACATCTTACAACATAATTCCACACAAGTCAAAATTTATTTTCATAAATTTTCAATCTTCTTTTTATGTACCGATTCTTATAGTTTCAGATCATTTCTTATCGAATATTTTTACTGTATACATAATTATTTTCTTATAAAATATAGTTATTCATCATTTTAATAACCGTTATTATATGATTTACGTAAATCATATAGCTATATTGGAATACGTCATGTTCTGCCTAACACCACTCAAGTCCTCTAAAAATCGAAAAGTACCACATTGTATATGGATATTTATTTGGAATGTTGTGGAAGTTGTGAAAATTTTGATGTTGCATTTTGTGCTCTTTGATTATATGCTCGTAGTGCCAAGGGAAAAGAATATATTGTTTAGGTGGGTAATACATTGTTAAAAATTGACAGACAGGAATTGATTAAGCAGATCCTTAAAAAAGATGGAAGTATTTTAATTTCAGATATAAGCCAGCAATTGGATTGCAGTTCCGAAACAATCAGGCGTGATCTACTTGAACTGGAAAAGCAAGGTTTTGCTAAAAAGATTTACGGCGGAGCGTATATTCCTAATGAATATGATAAGAGCGTACCAGTCTCCCTTCGTAATACCTTCTTTAATGAAGAAAAAACTCAAATGGCTCATTGTGTACTGGATTTTATCAAAGATGGTGATACCATTTTCCTCGATGCAAGTTCCACGTGTCGTCGGATTGCAGAGGTTCTTATCCAGGTTAGACGACATATAACCATCATCACAAACTCCATCGATATCATAAATAGTTATCACATGGATGCAGACGAACATCTTATTTGTCTTGGTGGTTTCTGGAATGCAAACAACCGGGCCTTTCAAGGAATTCAGACCCTTTCCGATGTAAACAACTATACGGCAAACAAAGCTTTCATCAGCTGTCCATCGGTAGAACTTGAATTTGGCTTGACCGACAACAGCCAGGAAGCGGCTGCAATTCGGCGATCAATGCTCGAGCATTCAAGAGAAAATTTCTTAGTTGTCGATCATACAAAATTCAACAGTCATTCAGATTTCGTAATCTCTGATGTATCAAAAATCGACACAATCGTTACCGACTGCAAAGTCTCTGATGAATGGGACATATTCTGCAAAAACAACGAAATCAATGTGTGTTACGAACCAAAAAACTAGTAGTAGGAGTTAGAAATGGTCAATTTTCATTATTACAATCCTGCAAAGATTGTATTTGGGAAAGGTGCGGAAAAAGAGATAGGTACTTTGCTAAAAGAGAACAATGCTACATCGCTTCTCATGATGTATAGCGGGGAATTCATCAAGACCTTAGGCATTTATGATACGGTAAAAAAAGCGTGTTCCGAGAATTCCATTAGTTTTTTTGAATGTGGAGATGTTGTTCCCAATCCCAAGATTGAATTGATTCGTGATTTGGTTGATCTCGGGCGGAAGGAGTCTGTCGATTTTGTATTGGCAATAGGTGGTGGCAGTTCCATTGATACCGCTAAGGCTGTAGCCCTGGGAATTCCTTATGAAGGTGATGTCTGGGACTTCTTTGAAGGGAAAGCCTCAATAGCAGAAGTCCTTCCTATCGGTGTGATCAGTACACTTCCGGCAAGTGGGAGTGAAACTTCAAATGCAGCAATAGTTACAAATGGATTGAACAAGGTGGGCTTTGAAGATGATCGTATCATTCCCCAATTCGCCATCATGAACCCTGATTTCACCACCACCCTTCCATCGTACCAGACGTCGTGCGGACTGGCGGATATTCTCTCCCATCTCCTGGAACGATATTTTTCCGATACTCCCCATGTCGATACGACTGATTATCTGATTGAGGGGGCAATCAAAGCGTTGCTACTAAATAGTGAACGGATCATGGCAAATCCAAGCGATTTTGATGCAAGGGCGGAAGTCCAATGGCTGGCTTCCATTGCCCATAACAATTTATTGGACACAGGCCGTGTTTCTGATTGGGGTTCTCATCGTATAGAACACGAAATCAGTGCCCAATATGAGCTTACCCACGGCGAAGGAATGGCCGTGGTAATGGTTGCCTGGACGACATACATGGCAGACAAGAAGCCGGAAAAACTCGCTCAACTTGCACATAGAGTATTCAATGTCGATTACCATGATTATACTCCGGAAGAAATGGCACAGAAACTCTCTTGCAATCTCAAAAGCTTCTTCAAGAAGTTGAATCTACGGACAAGCCTCACGGAAATCGGAATAGGTAGTGACCACTTTTCGGAAATGGCAGCGCGAGCTACCTCCAACGGAAAGAATACGGTAGGCCATTACATTCCGTTGGACCAGGATAAGATTATCGAAATCTTACATCTTGCGCTGTAGGCCCCCCTCTATCGCGGCCTTATAATTTGGACGGAAGTTCTTCTGGGCGTTCCCCTCGCCTTCGGCTCGGGTCAGTCGACTCCGGGGTTCGCTTATCGCTTCCGTCCTCGTCTTACGGCTCGGACCGCCTCCGGCGCCCTCCGTCTCCTTAACGCATCGTTAAAGGCTCCCTACAATTGCCCAAACCACCCTTCCCGTAGTAGTATTACCATATGCCGAACGAGCACGATACACGCTATAAGTTCCTCTTCTTCATCTGGAAGATCAATTACACCGATAAACCCCTCACCCGAAGAGCTTGCGGCTGAGATCGATATCTTCCTTTCCATCATCACCGAGGAAAAACTTGAAGCGGTCCAGCTTCTGGTCCAGTGGCTGAACAACTTCTTTGCTTCCGTCGAAGAACAACAAAAACAACCGGTTTTATCCCGGATCAACGACATTGTGAAGGTGAAATCCATGTTACTTACCAAAATGAAAGAGCATGACCAGATGATGCTCGAACAAGGCATCGAGCAGGGCGAAAGGCAGCGGGCGGTCATCACCGCTAAAAAGATGCTGGCAAAAGGGTACTCGATTCAGGAAATATCCGAGCTTACCGGTCTCAACCAGCAGGAGATCGAAGCATTTCGGGATTAAAAGTCAGGGATTGTCTTCCCGTGCTTCCTCCTCTACTTTTTATCCATCAAAGCCTATCCTGTACCACACCGATTCCATATCACCTATCTTCAGCAGCTCTTTCGTCTCATCGAGAATGCTCATTGCATCTCCCCGGTTCACATAGCCCAGGGTATCACTTTCAAGGTTGGGTGAAGTTCCAGCTCCTGGAGGCCTTGAAAGTTCACGGTGTTGAAGGAAGAAAGCAACCCCGAGTATCTTCTGGACATCCTGAAGAGGGAGAGACGTATTCCCCTTCTACCTTGTTCTGAAACTAGCCGACGGGAATCACTCCCTGAATACGATAGGCTTATGG
Coding sequences:
- a CDS encoding iron-containing alcohol dehydrogenase, coding for MVNFHYYNPAKIVFGKGAEKEIGTLLKENNATSLLMMYSGEFIKTLGIYDTVKKACSENSISFFECGDVVPNPKIELIRDLVDLGRKESVDFVLAIGGGSSIDTAKAVALGIPYEGDVWDFFEGKASIAEVLPIGVISTLPASGSETSNAAIVTNGLNKVGFEDDRIIPQFAIMNPDFTTTLPSYQTSCGLADILSHLLERYFSDTPHVDTTDYLIEGAIKALLLNSERIMANPSDFDARAEVQWLASIAHNNLLDTGRVSDWGSHRIEHEISAQYELTHGEGMAVVMVAWTTYMADKKPEKLAQLAHRVFNVDYHDYTPEEMAQKLSCNLKSFFKKLNLRTSLTEIGIGSDHFSEMAARATSNGKNTVGHYIPLDQDKIIEILHLAL
- a CDS encoding DeoR/GlpR family DNA-binding transcription regulator, translated to MLKIDRQELIKQILKKDGSILISDISQQLDCSSETIRRDLLELEKQGFAKKIYGGAYIPNEYDKSVPVSLRNTFFNEEKTQMAHCVLDFIKDGDTIFLDASSTCRRIAEVLIQVRRHITIITNSIDIINSYHMDADEHLICLGGFWNANNRAFQGIQTLSDVNNYTANKAFISCPSVELEFGLTDNSQEAAAIRRSMLEHSRENFLVVDHTKFNSHSDFVISDVSKIDTIVTDCKVSDEWDIFCKNNEINVCYEPKN